From one Macrobrachium rosenbergii isolate ZJJX-2024 chromosome 52, ASM4041242v1, whole genome shotgun sequence genomic stretch:
- the LOC136833675 gene encoding zinc finger C2HC domain-containing protein 1C-like isoform X5: MVEKESRLLQMAARQEAERNNTIQRVTKTSASSLSSTLSSLNSSGAGQGRVRKMFEERRTNGYNHSPVGWDKSYPLEPVRGPGGGGGKPPKPKGLVRNNRGVSMDRAYQNFDSSAMKRSQSHATLQKNNNNYNDPRSPGRLGLRPPQQRVPAHHKSTSSLLDANQNYNGRGSSGSSGGYSRGPSRDPSPAPSPSHMNGNRFGFRNNASRGPSPSPQSNGSPARSGPPPGLRRTTDEADSGRTPAQKRAVQPRPPVRQPPQRPPRQAARQPPTEPENNDDEAAHDSPKPESKTPVIRTRGHPITQVKSRNSNNNNNNEDEYDSPKPVPRSKPALNFKPTGPAKSSVPSGLASCKICGRNFAPDRLEKHEAICAKSKAKAKKRKVFDPVKMRTKGTEAEKFVAKGKHLEKTAKPKKADWRKKHEDFIATVRAAKGMSGYEAPPLDTSDYVQCPHCGRKFAEGVAERHIPKCASIQSNKPAAPAGRRR; encoded by the exons ATGGTGGAGAAAGAATCAAGGCTGCTTCAGATGGCAGCCCGCCAGGAGGCAGAGAGGAACAACACCATCCAGAGGGTGACGAAGACCTCAGCGTCTAGTCTCTCCTCGACTTTGTCCTCTCTCAACTCCTCAGGAGCAGGACAAGGAAGGGTGAGGAAAATGTTTGAGGAAAGGAGGACTAATGGATACAACCACAGTCCAGTGGGCTGGGACAAGAGTTATCCATTAGAGCCTGTCAGAGGACCTGGGGGCGGCGGCGGAAAACCTCCAAAACCCAAAGGACTCGTCAGAAACAACAGGGGCGTGAGCATGGACAGAGCTTATCAGAACTTCGATTCGTCAGCCATGAAGAGATCACAGAGCCACGCAACACtacagaaaaataacaacaactacaacGACCCCCGTTCCCCAGGCAGACTAGGCCTACGCCCCCCACAACAGCGCGTCCCCGCCCACCACAAATCCACCTCCTCTCTCCTCGATGCCAACCAAAACTACAACGGTCgcggcagcagcggcagcagcggcGGCTACAGCAGAGGACCCTCTCGGGACCCTTCGCCAGCGCCTTCGCCATCACACATGAACGGCAACAGATTCGGCTTCCGCAACAACGCCTCCCGCggtccttccccctccccacaatCGAATGGTTCGCCGGCCCGAAGTGGTCCGCCACCGGGACTTCGCAGAACCACCGACGAAGCAGACTCAGGAAGAACTCCGGCACAGAAGCGCGCTGTGCAGCCGAGGCCTCCGGTTCGACAGCCTCCGCAGCGACCTCCTAGACAGGCGGCTCGGCAACCGCCGACGGAACCCGAAAATAATGACGATGAGGCCGCTCACGATTCTCCCAAACCGGAG AGCAAAACACCCGTCATCCGAACTCGTGGTCACCCGATAACGCAAGTCAAGAGtcgcaacagcaacaacaacaataacaacgagGATGAATACGATTCGCCGAAGCCAGTGCCGAGGTCCAAACCAGCACTGAACTTCAAGCCTACG gGCCCTGCTAAATCTTCCGTGCCTTCTGGTCTGGCAAGTTGCAAGATCTGTGGACGCAACTTCGCCCCTGACCGGTTGGAGAAACACGAGGCAATTTGTGCTAAGTCGAAGGCTAAAGCTAAGAAACGGAag GTATTCGACCCCGTGAAGATGAGGACTAAAGGTACAGAAGCCGAGAAATTCGTTGCCAAAGGAAAGCACTTGGAGAAAACGGCGAAG CCAAAGAAAGCCGACTGGAGGAAGAAACACGAGGACTTTATCGCCACCGTACGAGCAGCCAAGGGGATGTCAGGCTACGAAGCGCCTCCCTTAGACACCTCGGACTACGTTCAGTGTCCCCACTGCGGACGCAAGTTCGCTGAGGGCGTTGCCGAGAGACACATTCCAAAGTGCGCCTCTATCCAGAGCAACAAACCTGCTGCGCCTGCAGGCCGGAGGAGGTAA
- the LOC136833675 gene encoding zinc finger C2HC domain-containing protein 1C-like isoform X4 — translation MIKARLREQLMVEKESRLLQMAARQEAERNNTIQRVTKTSASSLSSTLSSLNSSGAGQGRVRKMFEERRTNGYNHSPVGWDKSYPLEPVRGPGGGGGKPPKPKGLVRNNRGVSMDRAYQNFDSSAMKRSQSHATLQKNNNNYNDPRSPGRLGLRPPQQRVPAHHKSTSSLLDANQNYNGRGSSGSSGGYSRGPSRDPSPAPSPSHMNGNRFGFRNNASRGPSPSPQSNGSPARSGPPPGLRRTTDEADSGRTPAQKRAVQPRPPVRQPPQRPPRQAARQPPTEPENNDDEAAHDSPKPESKTPVIRTRGHPITQVKSRNSNNNNNNEDEYDSPKPVPRSKPALNFKPTGPAKSSVPSGLASCKICGRNFAPDRLEKHEAICAKSKAKAKKRKVFDPVKMRTKGTEAEKFVAKGKHLEKTAKPKKADWRKKHEDFIATVRAAKGMSGYEAPPLDTSDYVQCPHCGRKFAEGVAERHIPKCASIQSNKPAAPAGRRR, via the exons GCACGACTGAGGGAGCAGCTAATGGTGGAGAAAGAATCAAGGCTGCTTCAGATGGCAGCCCGCCAGGAGGCAGAGAGGAACAACACCATCCAGAGGGTGACGAAGACCTCAGCGTCTAGTCTCTCCTCGACTTTGTCCTCTCTCAACTCCTCAGGAGCAGGACAAGGAAGGGTGAGGAAAATGTTTGAGGAAAGGAGGACTAATGGATACAACCACAGTCCAGTGGGCTGGGACAAGAGTTATCCATTAGAGCCTGTCAGAGGACCTGGGGGCGGCGGCGGAAAACCTCCAAAACCCAAAGGACTCGTCAGAAACAACAGGGGCGTGAGCATGGACAGAGCTTATCAGAACTTCGATTCGTCAGCCATGAAGAGATCACAGAGCCACGCAACACtacagaaaaataacaacaactacaacGACCCCCGTTCCCCAGGCAGACTAGGCCTACGCCCCCCACAACAGCGCGTCCCCGCCCACCACAAATCCACCTCCTCTCTCCTCGATGCCAACCAAAACTACAACGGTCgcggcagcagcggcagcagcggcGGCTACAGCAGAGGACCCTCTCGGGACCCTTCGCCAGCGCCTTCGCCATCACACATGAACGGCAACAGATTCGGCTTCCGCAACAACGCCTCCCGCggtccttccccctccccacaatCGAATGGTTCGCCGGCCCGAAGTGGTCCGCCACCGGGACTTCGCAGAACCACCGACGAAGCAGACTCAGGAAGAACTCCGGCACAGAAGCGCGCTGTGCAGCCGAGGCCTCCGGTTCGACAGCCTCCGCAGCGACCTCCTAGACAGGCGGCTCGGCAACCGCCGACGGAACCCGAAAATAATGACGATGAGGCCGCTCACGATTCTCCCAAACCGGAG AGCAAAACACCCGTCATCCGAACTCGTGGTCACCCGATAACGCAAGTCAAGAGtcgcaacagcaacaacaacaataacaacgagGATGAATACGATTCGCCGAAGCCAGTGCCGAGGTCCAAACCAGCACTGAACTTCAAGCCTACG gGCCCTGCTAAATCTTCCGTGCCTTCTGGTCTGGCAAGTTGCAAGATCTGTGGACGCAACTTCGCCCCTGACCGGTTGGAGAAACACGAGGCAATTTGTGCTAAGTCGAAGGCTAAAGCTAAGAAACGGAag GTATTCGACCCCGTGAAGATGAGGACTAAAGGTACAGAAGCCGAGAAATTCGTTGCCAAAGGAAAGCACTTGGAGAAAACGGCGAAG CCAAAGAAAGCCGACTGGAGGAAGAAACACGAGGACTTTATCGCCACCGTACGAGCAGCCAAGGGGATGTCAGGCTACGAAGCGCCTCCCTTAGACACCTCGGACTACGTTCAGTGTCCCCACTGCGGACGCAAGTTCGCTGAGGGCGTTGCCGAGAGACACATTCCAAAGTGCGCCTCTATCCAGAGCAACAAACCTGCTGCGCCTGCAGGCCGGAGGAGGTAA
- the LOC136833675 gene encoding zinc finger C2HC domain-containing protein 1C-like isoform X3 — translation MATLGAPLPGNSMSSNNGTSRLAMMQARLREQLMVEKESRLLQMAARQEAERNNTIQRVTKTSASSLSSTLSSLNSSGAGQGRVRKMFEERRTNGYNHSPVGWDKSYPLEPVRGPGGGGGKPPKPKGLVRNNRGVSMDRAYQNFDSSAMKRSQSHATLQKNNNNYNDPRSPGRLGLRPPQQRVPAHHKSTSSLLDANQNYNGRGSSGSSGGYSRGPSRDPSPAPSPSHMNGNRFGFRNNASRGPSPSPQSNGSPARSGPPPGLRRTTDEADSGRTPAQKRAVQPRPPVRQPPQRPPRQAARQPPTEPENNDDEAAHDSPKPESKTPVIRTRGHPITQVKSRNSNNNNNNEDEYDSPKPVPRSKPALNFKPTGPAKSSVPSGLASCKICGRNFAPDRLEKHEAICAKSKAKAKKRKVFDPVKMRTKGTEAEKFVAKGKHLEKTAKPKKADWRKKHEDFIATVRAAKGMSGYEAPPLDTSDYVQCPHCGRKFAEGVAERHIPKCASIQSNKPAAPAGRRR, via the exons GCACGACTGAGGGAGCAGCTAATGGTGGAGAAAGAATCAAGGCTGCTTCAGATGGCAGCCCGCCAGGAGGCAGAGAGGAACAACACCATCCAGAGGGTGACGAAGACCTCAGCGTCTAGTCTCTCCTCGACTTTGTCCTCTCTCAACTCCTCAGGAGCAGGACAAGGAAGGGTGAGGAAAATGTTTGAGGAAAGGAGGACTAATGGATACAACCACAGTCCAGTGGGCTGGGACAAGAGTTATCCATTAGAGCCTGTCAGAGGACCTGGGGGCGGCGGCGGAAAACCTCCAAAACCCAAAGGACTCGTCAGAAACAACAGGGGCGTGAGCATGGACAGAGCTTATCAGAACTTCGATTCGTCAGCCATGAAGAGATCACAGAGCCACGCAACACtacagaaaaataacaacaactacaacGACCCCCGTTCCCCAGGCAGACTAGGCCTACGCCCCCCACAACAGCGCGTCCCCGCCCACCACAAATCCACCTCCTCTCTCCTCGATGCCAACCAAAACTACAACGGTCgcggcagcagcggcagcagcggcGGCTACAGCAGAGGACCCTCTCGGGACCCTTCGCCAGCGCCTTCGCCATCACACATGAACGGCAACAGATTCGGCTTCCGCAACAACGCCTCCCGCggtccttccccctccccacaatCGAATGGTTCGCCGGCCCGAAGTGGTCCGCCACCGGGACTTCGCAGAACCACCGACGAAGCAGACTCAGGAAGAACTCCGGCACAGAAGCGCGCTGTGCAGCCGAGGCCTCCGGTTCGACAGCCTCCGCAGCGACCTCCTAGACAGGCGGCTCGGCAACCGCCGACGGAACCCGAAAATAATGACGATGAGGCCGCTCACGATTCTCCCAAACCGGAG AGCAAAACACCCGTCATCCGAACTCGTGGTCACCCGATAACGCAAGTCAAGAGtcgcaacagcaacaacaacaataacaacgagGATGAATACGATTCGCCGAAGCCAGTGCCGAGGTCCAAACCAGCACTGAACTTCAAGCCTACG gGCCCTGCTAAATCTTCCGTGCCTTCTGGTCTGGCAAGTTGCAAGATCTGTGGACGCAACTTCGCCCCTGACCGGTTGGAGAAACACGAGGCAATTTGTGCTAAGTCGAAGGCTAAAGCTAAGAAACGGAag GTATTCGACCCCGTGAAGATGAGGACTAAAGGTACAGAAGCCGAGAAATTCGTTGCCAAAGGAAAGCACTTGGAGAAAACGGCGAAG CCAAAGAAAGCCGACTGGAGGAAGAAACACGAGGACTTTATCGCCACCGTACGAGCAGCCAAGGGGATGTCAGGCTACGAAGCGCCTCCCTTAGACACCTCGGACTACGTTCAGTGTCCCCACTGCGGACGCAAGTTCGCTGAGGGCGTTGCCGAGAGACACATTCCAAAGTGCGCCTCTATCCAGAGCAACAAACCTGCTGCGCCTGCAGGCCGGAGGAGGTAA
- the LOC136833675 gene encoding zinc finger C2HC domain-containing protein 1C-like isoform X2: protein MPSLVSQEEAGVMATLGAPLPGNSMSSNNGTSRLAMMQARLREQLMVEKESRLLQMAARQEAERNNTIQRVTKTSASSLSSTLSSLNSSGAGQGRVRKMFEERRTNGYNHSPVGWDKSYPLEPVRGPGGGGGKPPKPKGLVRNNRGVSMDRAYQNFDSSAMKRSQSHATLQKNNNNYNDPRSPGRLGLRPPQQRVPAHHKSTSSLLDANQNYNGRGSSGSSGGYSRGPSRDPSPAPSPSHMNGNRFGFRNNASRGPSPSPQSNGSPARSGPPPGLRRTTDEADSGRTPAQKRAVQPRPPVRQPPQRPPRQAARQPPTEPENNDDEAAHDSPKPESKTPVIRTRGHPITQVKSRNSNNNNNNEDEYDSPKPVPRSKPALNFKPTGPAKSSVPSGLASCKICGRNFAPDRLEKHEAICAKSKAKAKKRKVFDPVKMRTKGTEAEKFVAKGKHLEKTAKPKKADWRKKHEDFIATVRAAKGMSGYEAPPLDTSDYVQCPHCGRKFAEGVAERHIPKCASIQSNKPAAPAGRRR from the exons GCACGACTGAGGGAGCAGCTAATGGTGGAGAAAGAATCAAGGCTGCTTCAGATGGCAGCCCGCCAGGAGGCAGAGAGGAACAACACCATCCAGAGGGTGACGAAGACCTCAGCGTCTAGTCTCTCCTCGACTTTGTCCTCTCTCAACTCCTCAGGAGCAGGACAAGGAAGGGTGAGGAAAATGTTTGAGGAAAGGAGGACTAATGGATACAACCACAGTCCAGTGGGCTGGGACAAGAGTTATCCATTAGAGCCTGTCAGAGGACCTGGGGGCGGCGGCGGAAAACCTCCAAAACCCAAAGGACTCGTCAGAAACAACAGGGGCGTGAGCATGGACAGAGCTTATCAGAACTTCGATTCGTCAGCCATGAAGAGATCACAGAGCCACGCAACACtacagaaaaataacaacaactacaacGACCCCCGTTCCCCAGGCAGACTAGGCCTACGCCCCCCACAACAGCGCGTCCCCGCCCACCACAAATCCACCTCCTCTCTCCTCGATGCCAACCAAAACTACAACGGTCgcggcagcagcggcagcagcggcGGCTACAGCAGAGGACCCTCTCGGGACCCTTCGCCAGCGCCTTCGCCATCACACATGAACGGCAACAGATTCGGCTTCCGCAACAACGCCTCCCGCggtccttccccctccccacaatCGAATGGTTCGCCGGCCCGAAGTGGTCCGCCACCGGGACTTCGCAGAACCACCGACGAAGCAGACTCAGGAAGAACTCCGGCACAGAAGCGCGCTGTGCAGCCGAGGCCTCCGGTTCGACAGCCTCCGCAGCGACCTCCTAGACAGGCGGCTCGGCAACCGCCGACGGAACCCGAAAATAATGACGATGAGGCCGCTCACGATTCTCCCAAACCGGAG AGCAAAACACCCGTCATCCGAACTCGTGGTCACCCGATAACGCAAGTCAAGAGtcgcaacagcaacaacaacaataacaacgagGATGAATACGATTCGCCGAAGCCAGTGCCGAGGTCCAAACCAGCACTGAACTTCAAGCCTACG gGCCCTGCTAAATCTTCCGTGCCTTCTGGTCTGGCAAGTTGCAAGATCTGTGGACGCAACTTCGCCCCTGACCGGTTGGAGAAACACGAGGCAATTTGTGCTAAGTCGAAGGCTAAAGCTAAGAAACGGAag GTATTCGACCCCGTGAAGATGAGGACTAAAGGTACAGAAGCCGAGAAATTCGTTGCCAAAGGAAAGCACTTGGAGAAAACGGCGAAG CCAAAGAAAGCCGACTGGAGGAAGAAACACGAGGACTTTATCGCCACCGTACGAGCAGCCAAGGGGATGTCAGGCTACGAAGCGCCTCCCTTAGACACCTCGGACTACGTTCAGTGTCCCCACTGCGGACGCAAGTTCGCTGAGGGCGTTGCCGAGAGACACATTCCAAAGTGCGCCTCTATCCAGAGCAACAAACCTGCTGCGCCTGCAGGCCGGAGGAGGTAA